The Coleofasciculus chthonoplastes PCC 7420 sequence CAATGAGTTGAGATAAGACAAAGGACATCAGATAAATGGCAACAAAAACTATAGGTAGAATTTGGACAATTGCGACAAATGGGTTTCAGGAAGTCATTCGCGATCGCATCTTTTATGTGATTGGCTTTTTTGCCTTGCTGTTGGTCGTTTCGCTACCACTCTTGAGGGAAGTAGCAGCCACCACAGAAGATAAAATATTTATGGATTTAGGTCTAGCGGCGATTGGTGTGTTGGGAGTGCTGGTTGCCATATTTGTTGGGACAGGTTTGATTAATAAGGAAATCGAAAAACGCACCGTGTTGGTTTTAATTCCCAAACCTATCTCACGAGCAGAATTAATTATTGGCAAGCATTTAGGCTTACTGGGAGTCTTAGCGGTTTTGGTTATCGCCATGACAGCTATTTACTTAGCTCTCCTCAGTTTCAATGGCATTAATTACCCCTTAGCTAGCCTACTGATTTCAGAGCTTTATCAGTTTTTAGAGTTAAGCCTAATTGTCGCCGTAGCGCTGATGTTTGGTGTGTTTACCAGCTCAATCCTAGCCACACTCCTAACCTTCGGCATTTACTTAATGGGACATTTGAGTCGCGATGTGCAGGAGTTAGGCAAACTCAGCGAAAATGCGACGATTGAGACGATAACCCAAGGTCTTTACCTAATTTTACCCGATTTATCCCGTCTAAATTTGAAAAATGAGGCAGTCTATGGCTTGCTTCCTTCCTCTGTAAAGCTTTTAGAACATGCCGTTTATGCCATACTCTACACGATCTTGCTGCTTGCGATCGCGATTCTGATTTTCTCTCGACGTGAGTTTTAATTGAGGATTGGGTGTCCCTTCACTTCGCTCAAGACAACCGACTTTGTAGGGGCGGGTTTAGGAACTCTCGTGTCGCGATTGATAGTAACTTTAGTACAAAGCCCAGTTTGTAGGGGCGGGTTTAGGAACTCTCTTGTCGCGATTGATAGTAACTTTAGTACAAAACCCAGTTTGTAGGGGCGGGTTTAGGGACTCTCGTGTCGCGATTGATAGTAACTTTAGTACAAAACCCAGTTTGTAGGGGCGGGTTTAGGGACTCTCTTGTCGCGATTGATAGTAACTTTAGTACAAAACCCAGTTTGTAGGGGCGGGTTTAGGGACTCTCTTGTCGCGATTGATAGTAACTTTAGTACAAAACCCAGTTTGTAGGGGCGGGTTTAGGGACTCTCGTGTCGCGATTGATAGTAACTTTAGTACAAAGCCCAGTTTGTAGGGGCGGGTTTAGGAACTCTCTTGTCGCGATTGATAGTAACTTTAGTACAAAACCCAGTTTGTAGGGGCGGGTTTAGGGACTCTCGTGTCGCGATTGATAGTAACTTTAGTACAAAACCCAGTTTGTAGGGGCGGGTTTAGGGACTCTCGTGTCGCGATTGATAGTAACTTTAGTACAAAACCCGCCCTGACTAAGTGTTGAGTTAACTCCCCCATCTCCCTCATCTCCCCCATCTCCCCCATCTTGCTCATCTCCCCCAACTCCCCCTGTTCCCTATTTCATGTATTGACTAAAATAAAATCCCGCACAATTTCCACCACTTCAGGTGCAATCTCATGCCCCATATCCACCTCTTTGTACTGCATCGGCGCACCTAGCGCTAGTAAATAATCCCGCAATCGATGAGCTACCCTCAAAGGAACAACATTATCTTGTCTACCATGAACGATTAAAACAGGGGGCAAGGGAGGTTCAATCTCTTGAGGCGTGCGATGCCAATAACCACTCATTGACACTAAACCCGCCAAGGGTAAATGTAACCCAACATCTAGAGCCATGGCTCCCCCTTGAGAAAAGCCCATCATAATCGTAGAGGCAAGAGGAATACCAGTGAGACTTTCCAAAGACTTTAGCCAGTCTGTCAATAGACGCTGACTTTGTGCCAAGCCTTGATAGTCTTCTCGTTCCAAGTCATACCACATATAGCCTCCAGCCACCTGTGGGTGAGCAAAGGGTGCATTAGGTAGCAAGACATGGTAGTTAGATAGAGCCAATTCTGGCACTATAGGTTGCAAATCTTTAGCATTAGCCCCCCAGCCATGCAAAACCACAACCAGTCCCACTGGTTGTTTACCTGTAGTTGGTGGAATTGAAATCGTCTCCAAAGACAGGAACTTACTCCTGAAAAATTTAACGTTTGACACTCTCCCTCCTAGAAGAAGGGAGATTATATGGAAATTTCGTTCCATATATCCCGATAAACGGGTTCCCAGGCACACAGCGTTTACCCCTAGGGGCGCTGTGTTATCTCCTAACGCCCTGTCGATTCAGGGTTAGGCGTTTTCAAACAGGGTTAGCTGTCTGGGTTTCCCACAGTCCATGGGTATCGATTTAAAATTAACTTCGACTTTGCAGCCGCAAGTTAACTAACTCATATCATACCACTCTGAGATGCTAAAAGCCGCCCTAGAAGGGCAGGGCTTCAGACCCAAGTTTCCGGTGAGCAAATGACCAAGTAGGGGCTTGGTGACCAAGCCCCTACCCCAAACCTCATTCAACTCAAAACTAAAGTCTTACCACTCAGCAATATTTTTGAAGCTATCTGGTTTAATAATAATGTGGCGATCGCTGTCAAAGCTAATCTTGCCCTGATTTTTTAACTTGTTCAGGAGTCGGGTGACGGTGACACGAGTCGTACCGATCGCATTGGCAAGGTTTTGGTGCGTCAAGCGCATCTTCAAACGAGTCCCGTCGGGTACAGGTTGACCCATTTCCTGTTGCATCAACCGCAACAAGTGTTGTAAACGATCTTCAACCCGACGCTGACCCGCGATCGCTAGGAGTGCCTCAGTTTGGCGTATCCGGTGGACGATTTGCGGTAATATCATCTGAGCCAATCGCGGTGAAGCATTGATCTCCTCTATAGAAAACCAAATCAGATGTACGTCAGACAATGCCGTGGCTTGGTAAGCACTCAGCAGAGAAAACCAACGACCAAAAAACATTGAAGGCTCTGCCCAACCTAGCCACACTTCTTCCCCATTTTGGCAAAGCGTACTGAGCTGAACTAAACCTTGGCAAACCTGCCAAACTCCTTGAGAAATTATGGGGATTTTGTCGCCTTTAGCATAAAAATGCAATCGACGTGAATCTTGAAGTTCGGCTTGACCAAGAGATTGAGTCGGGTTTACGTCCAAAACGGATCGGGAAGTTGGAATCATGGGCTGCAACTCTCTCCAGCCAGATTTTTACAAGCTGGTATAGCAGGGCAGCTCTACTGTAAGCAATCAAGGTAAAGGCTCGGTAAGCAACAGATTAAATCATCTCAATATCTAATTTGTACTCAAATTGGTATGTTGTGCGTCTTGGATATTAACCGATTAGGTGTAAGTCGCGCTCTCTACTGGGTGTATAACAATTAGACGCAACTCCTTGCGGGTTTGGGGATGGAGATATCGTTCCTGGAGCGATCGCCATTCCTGCCATAATTGATAACGATCGCCACTCAACTGCTCTACCAGGGTTGGGAGTTTCTTCTTAATGTCTGAGTTCAGACAATGCGACAGAAATTCTGCCAAGACGAAACTGTCTTGAATCTGTCCCAAAATACGCTGAATCGATTTAATCTCTTTCACATAATCCTGATAAGGCGTCTCATAAAAGTCAGTAAATAATTCCATCTGATAACGCACTCGTTTAGCTTGTTTCCGCAAACTGTGCAACACTGAACCCTGAACGCTGAACAGTTCAACCACATCCTCTAAACTCAGATCCTGAGCTAACTGCTTCTGTCCGTCTGAAAAGTGTACCCCCATAAGCCACGCGGGGTGGAGGAAAAACTGACTCACAAACGGTAACAGTAAATCCGGCAAAATCTGATCAATTGGAAATTCGGCAAAAATTCCGTAAGTCGGCGTCTGCAACCAATCTTGAAATGCCCGTTTCATTTCCTGATAGGGTTTATCCTTGAGAGTTTTCTGAACTTGAACTAAGACCTGGTGACGCCGCTTTTCCAACGTTGCTAATACTTTTTTGCCTATTTTTTGTTCAGAGTTGGGCAAAGTGGGCAAATACTGATTTTGTAGCGCATCTTGCATAATGTCCAAATCCCGCAGTTGTCCCAGCCGTCGCGCCACTTTAGCAATCTTTTTCTCACGAGCGGCTTTGGGTAATACCAGGGCTGGGGCAAAACCGCTCACCACTGTCCGTAGCCGTCGCATCCCTACGCGCATTTGGTGTAGCGCTTCGGGATCTTTATCCTTGAGAACATCAGTTTCATACTGAACGGTTCTCTGGAAATGTTTTTCAATAGCTAGATAAGCCCAATAGCCAAAGAGCTTTGGGTCGGATGAGGCAGTGGTTATCATCGGTATGGTGTGGGGTAGACATCCGGAACGTTTGCCCCTAGGGAATCATATAGAGGTGAACGTTGCTTGTTTGTAAAACCTGTATCACAAGAGTTTACCATACTCGTGAATTAAAAA is a genomic window containing:
- a CDS encoding ABC transporter permease, whose product is MATKTIGRIWTIATNGFQEVIRDRIFYVIGFFALLLVVSLPLLREVAATTEDKIFMDLGLAAIGVLGVLVAIFVGTGLINKEIEKRTVLVLIPKPISRAELIIGKHLGLLGVLAVLVIAMTAIYLALLSFNGINYPLASLLISELYQFLELSLIVAVALMFGVFTSSILATLLTFGIYLMGHLSRDVQELGKLSENATIETITQGLYLILPDLSRLNLKNEAVYGLLPSSVKLLEHAVYAILYTILLLAIAILIFSRREF
- a CDS encoding alpha/beta hydrolase, with product MSLETISIPPTTGKQPVGLVVVLHGWGANAKDLQPIVPELALSNYHVLLPNAPFAHPQVAGGYMWYDLEREDYQGLAQSQRLLTDWLKSLESLTGIPLASTIMMGFSQGGAMALDVGLHLPLAGLVSMSGYWHRTPQEIEPPLPPVLIVHGRQDNVVPLRVAHRLRDYLLALGAPMQYKEVDMGHEIAPEVVEIVRDFILVNT
- a CDS encoding Crp/Fnr family transcriptional regulator, with protein sequence MIPTSRSVLDVNPTQSLGQAELQDSRRLHFYAKGDKIPIISQGVWQVCQGLVQLSTLCQNGEEVWLGWAEPSMFFGRWFSLLSAYQATALSDVHLIWFSIEEINASPRLAQMILPQIVHRIRQTEALLAIAGQRRVEDRLQHLLRLMQQEMGQPVPDGTRLKMRLTHQNLANAIGTTRVTVTRLLNKLKNQGKISFDSDRHIIIKPDSFKNIAEW
- a CDS encoding CHAD domain-containing protein, whose protein sequence is MITTASSDPKLFGYWAYLAIEKHFQRTVQYETDVLKDKDPEALHQMRVGMRRLRTVVSGFAPALVLPKAAREKKIAKVARRLGQLRDLDIMQDALQNQYLPTLPNSEQKIGKKVLATLEKRRHQVLVQVQKTLKDKPYQEMKRAFQDWLQTPTYGIFAEFPIDQILPDLLLPFVSQFFLHPAWLMGVHFSDGQKQLAQDLSLEDVVELFSVQGSVLHSLRKQAKRVRYQMELFTDFYETPYQDYVKEIKSIQRILGQIQDSFVLAEFLSHCLNSDIKKKLPTLVEQLSGDRYQLWQEWRSLQERYLHPQTRKELRLIVIHPVESATYT